A genomic window from Luteolibacter sp. LG18 includes:
- the nuoK gene encoding NADH-quinone oxidoreductase subunit NuoK, protein MASLHQYLLVSGLLFAIGLAGVVLRRNIIIVFMCLELMLSAANLSLIAFSRFHTAKTGLPDPAAQMLVFFVITVAAAEVAVGLAIIVALYRARQTIHTDDLTSMRG, encoded by the coding sequence ATGGCCAGTCTTCACCAATACCTGCTCGTCTCAGGCCTCCTGTTCGCCATCGGCTTGGCGGGCGTCGTGCTGCGCCGGAACATCATCATCGTGTTCATGTGCCTGGAGCTGATGCTCAGCGCCGCGAACCTCTCGCTGATCGCATTCTCCCGCTTCCACACCGCGAAGACCGGCCTGCCCGATCCCGCCGCCCAGATGCTGGTGTTCTTCGTGATCACCGTGGCGGCCGCCGAGGTCGCCGTCGGCCTCGCCATCATCGTCGCCCTCTACCGCGCCAGACAGACGATCCACACGGACGATCTGACGTCGATGAGAGGCTGA
- a CDS encoding GxxExxY protein, translating into MSFDSTQYPHSRLTEKIIGAAMTVHRTLGPGLDEKIYENALCLELAEQSLGFSQQEQFPVFYRGRIVGKLIADLIIENKVIVEAKVVDRIADVHVAQTLSYLSITGLKVGLVLNFKPVSLAFKRVANIYLDTIS; encoded by the coding sequence ATGTCCTTCGACTCCACCCAGTATCCGCATTCAAGGCTCACCGAGAAGATCATCGGTGCGGCGATGACGGTGCATCGCACGCTCGGACCGGGGTTGGACGAAAAGATTTACGAGAACGCGCTTTGTTTGGAACTAGCCGAACAATCCCTCGGGTTTTCCCAGCAGGAACAGTTCCCAGTTTTTTATAGAGGTCGCATCGTCGGCAAGCTGATCGCCGATCTAATCATCGAAAACAAGGTGATCGTCGAAGCCAAGGTCGTGGACCGCATCGCGGATGTCCATGTCGCCCAAACGCTCAGCTATCTGAGCATCACCGGACTGAAGGTCGGTCTCGTTCTCAATTTCAAGCCCGTGTCACTGGCCTTCAAACGAGTCGCCAACATCTACTTGGACACCATTTCTTAA
- the nuoL gene encoding NADH-quinone oxidoreductase subunit L codes for MTLAWILLFLPLVVAAANQLFLKRTGLAHLASVASAAATFVIAVLLLGKTGSPDPIKWATIGDFSVEIGITLDKLSTGMMIVVTGVGLLVHIFSLAYMKDDEAKARYFTGLSLFMFSMTGIVLSSNFIMTFIFWELVGLSSYLLIGHWYQKDSAADAAKKAFITNRIGDFGFMAGILMLWGITGALTFDKMHAGVLAFQSANPAIFACVISTALLCVFCGAVGKSAQLPLHVWLPDAMEGPTPVSALIHAATMVAAGVYMLFRVQLSLELPEELLHTLVSSKVIAWTGGLTALAAALMATQQDDIKRVLAYSTLSQLGYMVMAVGLVAGEAGMFHLFTHAWFKALLFLGSGAVIYACHHEQDIWKMGGLLKKMPITGITFALGTAALIAVPFVTSGFYSKEEILAAAYGNNKALFGIAVFVAFLTTFYMTRAFVVAFLGKARSENADHAHEVGPLMWLPLVLLAAMAICSGFGWINGPLNAIKPHAHEHAEGHALILGASIGSLILGLLAGFVLYNGKDKDPVAIPLFRNRFYIDSFYDNFVVRFFTDAFAAFVHFFDRFLIDGLGVGGLSRLAETFGNGFRRIQSGNLQGYAFFFGLGVIAVIYFTVFY; via the coding sequence ATGACCTTAGCCTGGATCCTTCTCTTCCTCCCGCTCGTTGTTGCGGCGGCCAACCAGCTGTTCCTGAAGCGGACCGGCCTCGCGCACCTGGCATCGGTGGCTTCGGCCGCGGCCACGTTCGTCATCGCCGTCCTGCTGCTGGGCAAGACCGGTTCGCCCGATCCCATCAAGTGGGCGACGATCGGCGACTTCTCGGTCGAGATCGGCATCACCTTGGACAAGCTGTCCACCGGCATGATGATCGTGGTCACGGGCGTGGGCCTGCTGGTGCACATTTTCTCGCTGGCCTACATGAAGGACGATGAGGCGAAGGCGCGCTATTTCACCGGTCTCTCTCTGTTCATGTTCTCGATGACCGGCATCGTGCTGTCATCGAACTTCATCATGACCTTCATCTTCTGGGAACTGGTCGGCCTGAGCTCCTACCTGCTCATCGGTCACTGGTACCAGAAGGATTCCGCCGCGGATGCCGCGAAGAAGGCCTTCATCACCAACCGCATCGGCGACTTCGGCTTCATGGCCGGCATCCTCATGCTGTGGGGCATCACCGGCGCGCTGACCTTCGACAAGATGCACGCGGGCGTCCTCGCCTTCCAGTCGGCCAATCCCGCGATCTTCGCCTGCGTGATCTCCACCGCCCTGCTGTGCGTGTTCTGCGGCGCGGTCGGCAAGTCCGCCCAACTCCCGCTCCACGTCTGGCTGCCGGACGCGATGGAAGGCCCGACCCCCGTTTCAGCCCTGATCCACGCCGCGACGATGGTGGCGGCGGGCGTTTACATGCTCTTCCGCGTGCAGCTCTCCCTCGAGCTGCCGGAGGAACTCCTCCACACCCTCGTTTCCAGCAAGGTGATCGCCTGGACCGGTGGTCTGACCGCGCTCGCCGCGGCGCTGATGGCTACCCAGCAGGACGACATCAAGCGCGTGCTGGCCTACTCCACCCTCTCCCAGCTCGGCTACATGGTCATGGCCGTGGGCCTCGTGGCCGGTGAGGCGGGGATGTTCCACCTCTTCACCCACGCCTGGTTCAAGGCCCTCCTGTTCCTCGGCTCCGGCGCGGTCATCTATGCCTGCCACCACGAACAGGACATCTGGAAGATGGGCGGCCTGCTGAAGAAAATGCCGATCACCGGCATCACCTTCGCCCTCGGCACCGCGGCCCTCATCGCCGTGCCCTTCGTGACCTCCGGCTTCTACTCGAAGGAAGAAATCCTCGCCGCCGCCTACGGCAACAACAAGGCGCTGTTCGGCATCGCCGTGTTCGTGGCCTTCCTGACCACCTTCTACATGACCCGCGCCTTCGTGGTGGCCTTCCTCGGCAAGGCCCGCTCGGAGAACGCCGACCACGCCCACGAGGTCGGCCCGCTGATGTGGCTGCCGCTGGTCCTGCTCGCCGCCATGGCCATCTGCTCTGGCTTCGGTTGGATCAATGGTCCGCTGAACGCGATCAAGCCGCACGCCCACGAGCACGCCGAAGGCCACGCGCTGATCCTCGGAGCCTCCATTGGTTCCCTGATCCTCGGCCTGCTTGCCGGCTTCGTCCTCTACAACGGCAAGGACAAGGACCCGGTGGCGATCCCGCTGTTCCGCAACCGCTTCTACATCGACAGCTTCTACGACAATTTCGTGGTCCGCTTCTTCACCGACGCCTTCGCCGCGTTCGTCCACTTCTTCGACCGCTTCCTGATCGACGGCCTCGGGGTCGGTGGCCTGAGCCGTCTCGCCGAAACCTTCGGCAACGGGTTCCGCCGCATCCAGTCCGGCAACCTCCAGGGCTACGCCTTCTTCTTCGGTCTCGGCGTGATCGCCGTCATCTACTTCACCGTGTTCTACTGA
- a CDS encoding NADH-quinone oxidoreductase subunit M, whose product MLALLVLLPVLGFIAILCGAPARLTAIAASLANLAIGLAAALSPKATCWAASFTVLKMPELHLSFGLIDGMSVVMILLSVIVTLAAVLTGKAPEGKDKLWYGSSLLISAGALGAFAATDLFFFYAFHELALIPTFLMIGMLGRGDRKDAAWKITIYLGLGSIILLAGLVWLANVTGTYDIQKMLANKVAIDPAVQKGIAALLLVGFGTLVSLFPFHSWAAPAYASAPAPTSMLHAGVLKKFGLYGLLRLAMPLLPEGMHAWLTPLLVLLLGNILWVGYVTVSQKRIDTMLGNSSVMHMGYIFLAIAALAASPAANTIALPAAVTLMFAHGISIALLFSLTDKIERATGSLDLSDLGGLGRATPRLAFIFGLAAMASIGLPGLANFSGEVLVFLSAFQNYNPAAGLGPVQIACILAIWGVVISAVYMLRAYRQIFQGLSVPITKSAADLTLCERIPAVLLVVALLAVGLYPNLLLDLLR is encoded by the coding sequence ATGCTCGCGCTTCTCGTCCTCCTTCCGGTTCTCGGCTTCATCGCCATCCTCTGCGGTGCCCCGGCACGCCTGACTGCCATCGCCGCCTCGTTGGCGAACCTGGCCATCGGCCTTGCCGCCGCGCTCTCGCCCAAGGCCACTTGTTGGGCCGCGTCGTTCACGGTGCTGAAAATGCCGGAGCTTCACCTGTCCTTCGGCCTGATCGACGGCATGAGCGTGGTGATGATCCTGCTTTCCGTGATCGTCACGCTGGCCGCCGTGCTCACCGGCAAAGCCCCCGAGGGCAAGGACAAGCTCTGGTATGGCTCTTCCTTGCTGATCTCCGCGGGCGCGCTCGGGGCCTTCGCCGCCACCGACCTGTTCTTCTTCTACGCCTTCCATGAGCTGGCGCTGATCCCCACCTTCCTGATGATCGGCATGCTTGGCCGCGGCGACCGCAAGGACGCCGCCTGGAAGATCACCATCTACCTCGGCCTCGGCTCGATCATCCTGCTGGCCGGTCTGGTCTGGCTGGCGAACGTCACCGGCACCTACGACATCCAGAAGATGCTCGCCAACAAGGTCGCCATCGACCCGGCGGTGCAGAAAGGCATCGCCGCCCTGCTGCTGGTCGGCTTCGGCACGCTGGTCTCGCTCTTCCCCTTCCACTCCTGGGCCGCTCCGGCCTATGCCAGTGCTCCGGCCCCGACCTCGATGCTGCACGCGGGCGTCTTGAAGAAGTTCGGCCTCTACGGCCTGCTCCGCCTCGCGATGCCGCTGCTGCCCGAGGGCATGCACGCCTGGCTCACTCCGCTGTTGGTCCTGCTGCTCGGCAACATCCTGTGGGTCGGCTACGTGACCGTCAGCCAGAAGCGGATCGACACCATGCTCGGCAACTCCTCGGTGATGCACATGGGCTACATCTTCCTGGCCATCGCCGCGCTCGCCGCCAGCCCGGCCGCCAACACCATCGCCTTGCCCGCCGCCGTGACCCTGATGTTCGCGCATGGCATCTCGATCGCCCTGCTGTTCTCGCTCACCGACAAGATCGAGCGCGCCACTGGATCCCTCGATCTCTCGGACCTCGGCGGCCTCGGCCGCGCCACCCCGCGCCTGGCCTTCATCTTCGGCCTCGCTGCCATGGCCTCGATCGGCCTGCCCGGTCTCGCCAACTTCTCCGGTGAAGTCCTCGTCTTCCTCTCCGCCTTCCAGAACTACAACCCCGCCGCCGGTCTCGGCCCGGTCCAGATCGCCTGCATCCTCGCCATCTGGGGCGTGGTGATCAGCGCGGTCTACATGCTCCGCGCCTACCGCCAGATCTTCCAAGGCCTGTCCGTGCCGATCACCAAGTCCGCCGCCGACCTCACCCTCTGCGAGCGCATCCCGGCGGTGCTGCTGGTGGTGGCGCTGTTGGCCGTCGGGCTGTATCCGAACCTACTGCTGGATCTGCTTCGCTGA